Proteins encoded in a region of the Candidatus Methylomirabilota bacterium genome:
- a CDS encoding altronate dehydratase family protein has protein sequence MATVAITDVAIVLNPGDDVAIAKKEIPTGTVLEDAGGRIEVRQDIRPGHKVARRARSQGEEVRRYGQVIGFATVDIAVGDHVHTQNLAVGDLHREYEIGTDVRPVDFYTPDKMRYFDGYKREDGRVGTRNYVAIISGVNCSASVSQFVKDKFRDVSKDYPNIDGVLAVTHKSGCGTELFGEDHMALQRVLAGYAKHPNVAAYILIGLGCEVNQAAVMVDKQRMAAPGHPERKPMIINIQEAGGIKKTVEKAAAEVAKLLPMANAAQRSKQPVSEITLATNCGGSDGNSGITANPALGWAVDELVRYGGTGVLAETPEIYGAEHLLIRRAVSEGVAKKLIDRYKWWEWYCRGIERMDNNPAPGNKAGGITTVFEKSLGGVSKGGTTPMMDVFLYGEAITTRGFVFMDTPGHDPVSITGLVAGGCNLICFTTGRGSVFGCKPVPSIKLATNSLMYRHMQEDMDINCGVILEGTPLPEVGRQIFEEIVAVASGKRSKSELSGVGEEEFAPWIIGPVM, from the coding sequence ATGGCAACCGTCGCGATCACTGATGTCGCCATCGTGCTCAACCCCGGGGACGATGTTGCCATCGCGAAGAAGGAAATCCCCACCGGCACCGTCCTCGAGGACGCGGGCGGGCGCATCGAGGTCCGCCAGGACATCCGCCCGGGGCACAAGGTGGCGCGGCGCGCGCGTAGCCAAGGCGAAGAGGTGCGCCGTTACGGGCAGGTGATTGGCTTCGCGACCGTTGACATTGCCGTCGGCGACCACGTCCACACCCAGAACCTGGCGGTGGGCGACCTCCACCGCGAGTACGAGATCGGCACCGACGTGCGGCCGGTGGACTTCTACACGCCGGACAAGATGCGCTACTTCGACGGCTACAAGCGCGAGGATGGGCGCGTCGGCACGCGTAACTACGTCGCCATCATCTCCGGCGTCAACTGCTCGGCCAGCGTCAGCCAGTTCGTCAAGGACAAGTTCCGCGACGTATCGAAGGACTATCCGAACATCGACGGCGTCCTCGCCGTCACGCACAAGTCGGGCTGCGGCACCGAGCTTTTCGGCGAGGACCACATGGCCCTGCAGCGCGTCCTGGCGGGCTACGCCAAGCACCCCAACGTCGCCGCCTACATCCTGATCGGCCTCGGCTGCGAGGTCAACCAGGCCGCGGTCATGGTGGACAAGCAGCGCATGGCGGCGCCCGGGCATCCGGAGCGGAAGCCGATGATCATCAACATTCAGGAGGCGGGCGGCATCAAGAAGACCGTCGAGAAGGCCGCGGCCGAGGTCGCCAAGCTCCTGCCCATGGCAAATGCGGCGCAGCGGTCGAAGCAGCCGGTCTCCGAGATCACGCTGGCGACCAATTGCGGCGGCTCCGACGGCAACAGCGGCATTACCGCCAACCCCGCGCTGGGCTGGGCGGTGGATGAGCTGGTTCGCTACGGCGGCACCGGCGTGCTGGCGGAGACGCCCGAGATCTACGGCGCCGAGCATTTGCTCATCCGGCGCGCCGTGAGCGAAGGCGTCGCAAAAAAGCTCATCGACCGCTACAAGTGGTGGGAGTGGTACTGCCGCGGCATCGAGCGCATGGACAACAACCCCGCGCCGGGCAATAAGGCAGGCGGTATCACCACGGTCTTCGAGAAGAGCCTGGGCGGCGTCTCCAAGGGCGGGACTACACCCATGATGGACGTCTTCCTCTACGGCGAGGCCATTACCACGCGCGGCTTCGTGTTCATGGACACGCCGGGTCATGATCCGGTGTCCATCACGGGGCTCGTGGCGGGCGGCTGTAACCTGATCTGTTTCACCACGGGCCGCGGCTCGGTCTTCGGCTGCAAGCCCGTGCCGTCCATCAAGCTCGCGACCAACTCGCTCATGTACCGCCACATGCAGGAGGACATGGACATCAATTGCGGCGTCATCCTCGAGGGCACGCCGCTCCCGGAAGTCGGGCGGCAGATCTTCGAGGAGATCGTGGCGGTCGCCTCCGGCAAGCGCTCCAAGAGCGAGCTCTCCGGCGTCGGCGAAGAGGAGTTCGCCCCCTGGATCATCGGGCCTGTCATGTAG
- a CDS encoding adenylate/guanylate cyclase domain-containing protein — protein sequence MAAPPKTQYAKSGRVHIAYQVLGEGPLDLVWIPGFVSHVELAWEMPAAARFFRHLASFGRLILFDKRGTGLSDAVPVDQLPTLEQRMDDVRAVMDAAGSGTAALLGLSEGGPMGLLFAATHPQRTRALVIISSFARIARAPDYEFGTDADAFDRYLERLDRDWGTGFGFRALFPGHAGDEAMHQWWSRFQRSAASPGASVALQRMTFATDVRSVLPTIRVPTLILHRTGDRFVPVQHGRYMAERIPGARYVELPGDDHIPSLGESEAMLGEIQEFLTGTRDRVEPDRVLATVLFTDIVGSTERAAQLGDQRWRELLESYYELARRELTRFRGREVDTAGDGFFAAFDGPARAIRCAEAISKGVRPLGIEIRAGLHTGECEVIGEKVGGIAVHIGARVASLARAGEVLVSNTVKDLVAGSGIGFEDRGTQTLKGVPGEWRLFAVAPAK from the coding sequence ATGGCCGCACCGCCCAAAACCCAGTACGCCAAGAGCGGGCGAGTCCACATCGCCTACCAGGTGCTCGGCGAGGGCCCGCTCGACCTGGTCTGGATACCCGGCTTTGTCTCGCACGTCGAGCTTGCCTGGGAGATGCCTGCCGCCGCGCGCTTCTTCCGTCACCTCGCCTCCTTCGGCCGGCTTATCCTGTTCGACAAGCGGGGCACAGGCCTCTCCGATGCGGTCCCGGTAGACCAGCTGCCGACGCTCGAGCAGCGGATGGACGACGTGCGCGCAGTGATGGACGCCGCGGGATCGGGGACCGCCGCACTGCTCGGCCTTTCGGAAGGCGGCCCCATGGGTCTGCTCTTCGCCGCGACGCATCCCCAGAGGACCCGCGCGCTCGTCATCATCAGCTCCTTCGCACGGATAGCCCGGGCGCCGGACTACGAGTTCGGCACCGACGCCGACGCGTTCGATCGGTATCTGGAGCGGTTGGACCGTGACTGGGGCACCGGCTTCGGGTTCCGCGCGCTCTTCCCCGGCCACGCTGGCGACGAGGCGATGCACCAGTGGTGGTCCCGATTTCAACGGTCCGCCGCGAGCCCGGGGGCGTCGGTGGCGCTCCAGCGGATGACGTTTGCCACGGACGTGCGTTCCGTTCTGCCGACGATCCGCGTTCCCACGCTCATTCTCCATCGAACGGGCGATCGCTTCGTGCCTGTCCAGCACGGCCGCTACATGGCCGAGCGCATTCCCGGCGCCCGTTACGTTGAATTGCCCGGAGACGACCACATCCCATCCCTCGGCGAGAGCGAGGCGATGCTCGGCGAAATACAGGAGTTCCTGACCGGCACCCGTGATCGCGTCGAGCCGGACCGGGTCCTCGCCACCGTGCTCTTCACCGACATCGTGGGCTCGACGGAGCGGGCCGCCCAGCTCGGCGACCAGCGCTGGCGCGAGCTGCTCGAAAGCTACTACGAGCTGGCGCGCCGCGAGCTCACGCGCTTCCGCGGGCGCGAGGTGGACACCGCCGGTGACGGCTTCTTCGCCGCCTTCGACGGACCCGCCCGCGCCATCCGCTGCGCCGAGGCGATCAGCAAAGGGGTTCGGCCCCTCGGCATCGAGATCCGCGCGGGGCTCCACACGGGCGAGTGCGAGGTCATCGGCGAGAAGGTCGGGGGCATCGCCGTCCACATCGGCGCCCGGGTCGCCTCGCTCGCGCGAGCAGGCGAGGTCCTCGTGTCCAACACCGTGAAGGACCTCGTCGCGGGCTCTGGCATCGGTTTCGAGGATCGGGGAACACAGACACTCAAGGGTGTCCCTGGCGAATGGCGCCTCTTCGCTGTCGCGCCTGCCAAGTGA
- a CDS encoding Rid family hydrolase, translating into MKKKISSPHVPDPPPQTWSNCLVVGNQVFIAGMVARGPVGLVGGESMYAQAQAIFTKIKHLMEAAGGAMDDIVKVVIFVTDIKRREEVWKARREAFTGDFPVSTLVEVRALAAPEFLVEVEAIGVLGAGRK; encoded by the coding sequence ATGAAGAAGAAGATCTCGAGCCCGCACGTGCCCGATCCGCCTCCCCAGACCTGGTCCAACTGCCTCGTCGTGGGCAACCAGGTATTCATCGCCGGGATGGTCGCCCGGGGGCCGGTGGGCCTCGTGGGCGGCGAGAGCATGTACGCCCAGGCGCAGGCCATCTTCACCAAGATCAAGCATCTGATGGAGGCGGCCGGCGGGGCCATGGACGACATCGTCAAGGTCGTGATCTTCGTGACGGACATCAAGCGGCGCGAGGAAGTGTGGAAGGCGCGCCGCGAGGCCTTCACCGGCGACTTCCCCGTCTCGACCCTCGTCGAGGTCCGGGCCCTGGCCGCGCCGGAGTTCCTCGTCGAGGTCGAAGCGATCGGCGTGCTGGGCGCTGGGAGGAAGTAA
- a CDS encoding sulfite oxidase-like oxidoreductase encodes MSANSEDLAKRTPPGQSLTTKWPVLTYGLTPKFNPKTWTFRCFGLVDDEVTWTWDEFLALPRTEVHCDIHCVTRWSRLDNRFEGVHIREIMKRVRLKPEAKFVMIHADPDYTTNLPLDDLVDDDVVLSLKHDGKDLEPDHGGPLRLVVPKLYFWKSAKWLRGLEFLDVNPPGFWEVNGYHMHADPWKDERYSDQETRAMQQMRAEAARKLRSR; translated from the coding sequence ATGAGCGCGAACTCAGAGGATCTGGCGAAGCGGACTCCCCCAGGCCAGTCATTGACCACCAAGTGGCCGGTGCTGACCTATGGGCTGACGCCGAAGTTCAACCCGAAGACCTGGACCTTCCGCTGCTTCGGCCTCGTGGATGACGAAGTGACGTGGACGTGGGACGAGTTCCTCGCGCTCCCGCGCACGGAGGTCCACTGCGACATCCACTGCGTGACGCGCTGGTCGCGGCTCGACAACCGCTTCGAGGGCGTCCACATCCGCGAGATCATGAAGCGCGTGCGCCTCAAGCCCGAGGCCAAGTTCGTCATGATCCACGCCGACCCCGACTACACGACGAACCTGCCGCTCGACGACCTCGTGGACGACGACGTCGTGCTGTCGCTCAAACACGACGGCAAGGATCTCGAGCCCGACCACGGCGGGCCGCTGCGGCTCGTCGTGCCCAAGCTCTACTTCTGGAAGAGCGCCAAGTGGCTCCGAGGGCTCGAGTTCCTCGACGTCAACCCGCCCGGATTCTGGGAGGTCAACGGCTACCACATGCACGCCGACCCCTGGAAGGACGAGCGCTACTCCGACCAGGAGACGCGCGCGATGCAGCAGATGCGCGCCGAGGCGGCCCGCAAGCTCCGCTCTAGGTAA
- a CDS encoding response regulator transcription factor: MPRILIVDDEPEMVRGLEDNLRFEGYQTLSATDGRRGLALALAEAPDLVLLDIMMPGMSGWDVCRELRAKGLDIPVIMLTARGEEADRVQGLELGADDYVTKPFGLRELMARIRAVLRRPGPRQKFEEFAFGDVRIRLRGRQIFRAGKEVRLTRKEFDLLRYLVEHRDEIITRDRLLDEVWGYEQFPTTRTVDTHILRLRQKFEDDPERPVYILTVHGQGYRFAG; encoded by the coding sequence ATGCCCCGGATCCTGATCGTGGACGACGAGCCGGAGATGGTGCGGGGGCTCGAGGACAACCTGCGCTTTGAGGGCTACCAGACGCTGTCGGCGACCGACGGCCGGCGCGGGCTCGCCCTGGCGTTAGCCGAGGCGCCCGACCTCGTCCTCCTCGACATCATGATGCCCGGCATGAGCGGCTGGGATGTCTGCCGCGAGCTCCGCGCGAAGGGTCTCGACATCCCGGTGATCATGCTCACGGCCCGGGGCGAGGAGGCCGACCGCGTGCAGGGGCTCGAGCTGGGCGCCGACGACTACGTCACCAAGCCCTTCGGTCTCCGCGAACTCATGGCCAGGATCCGGGCGGTGCTGCGGCGTCCCGGGCCGAGGCAGAAGTTCGAGGAGTTCGCGTTCGGGGACGTGCGGATCCGGCTGCGAGGCCGGCAGATCTTCCGGGCAGGCAAGGAGGTGCGGCTCACGCGCAAGGAGTTCGACCTGCTGCGCTACCTGGTCGAGCACCGCGACGAGATCATTACGCGCGACAGACTGCTCGACGAGGTCTGGGGGTACGAGCAGTTCCCGACGACACGGACCGTGGACACCCACATTCTCCGGCTCAGGCAGAAGTTTGAGGACGACCCCGAGCGCCCCGTCTACATCCTGACCGTCCACGGCCAGGGCTACCGCTTCGCGGGGTAG
- a CDS encoding HAMP domain-containing sensor histidine kinase — translation MNRARLLIFGAVIAATAVLAVLGYVSLRQWQASAELLFREQARDMATMAAEKVEMAILKTEEECLSSLQVILMEPIFRAESLEAWSRKNPLFDRVSLIDRQGRVLYPPGGLDAYPSLLLEIPQGFWERGGRRHLLVNDQVVLAAVMPGPSSVPVLAALGRSEEAVKREVLAKTLGGLEGPSVLAVLDRADNQVYPSRPIDRAQRVLTVAFGEALPTWRVALYQPDGVSPVSGVRRQAMLFTAAFALLLVVIAVGLGATYRVVRRESEMARLKSDFVANVSHDLKTPLSLIRMFGETLELGRAPDDATRREYYAVITRESERLTRLIDNVLDFSRIESGRQRYDIAPHPVEPLVHDVMEAFRYPLAQRGFKVDVVVAPDLPDVPMDPAAVKQALGNLVDNAIKYSGERRRLAVSARAEGDRVAIEVADEGIGIPAAEMERIFEKFYRIGRSETQGSRGSGVGLALVKHIAEAHGGRVSVESRPGEGSRFTLFLPVAGER, via the coding sequence GTGAACCGGGCCCGCCTCCTCATCTTCGGGGCGGTCATCGCCGCCACCGCCGTCCTGGCCGTGCTCGGCTATGTCTCGCTGCGCCAGTGGCAGGCTTCGGCGGAGCTCCTCTTTCGCGAGCAGGCGCGCGACATGGCCACCATGGCCGCCGAGAAGGTCGAGATGGCCATCCTCAAGACCGAGGAGGAGTGCCTCTCGAGCCTGCAGGTCATCCTGATGGAGCCGATCTTCCGCGCCGAGTCCCTCGAGGCCTGGAGCCGCAAGAACCCCCTCTTCGACCGCGTCAGCCTGATCGACCGCCAGGGCCGCGTGCTCTACCCGCCGGGCGGCCTCGATGCGTACCCCAGCCTTCTGCTCGAGATCCCGCAGGGGTTCTGGGAGCGCGGCGGGCGCCGCCACCTCCTCGTAAACGACCAGGTCGTGCTGGCCGCCGTCATGCCGGGGCCCTCCAGCGTCCCCGTTCTGGCCGCCCTGGGGCGCAGCGAAGAGGCGGTCAAGCGCGAGGTCCTGGCCAAGACCCTGGGCGGCCTCGAGGGGCCGAGCGTGCTCGCCGTGCTGGACCGCGCCGACAACCAGGTGTACCCGTCGCGCCCGATCGACCGGGCGCAGCGCGTCCTCACCGTGGCGTTCGGCGAGGCGCTCCCCACCTGGCGCGTGGCCCTCTACCAGCCCGACGGCGTTTCGCCGGTCAGCGGCGTCAGGCGGCAGGCGATGCTCTTCACGGCGGCCTTCGCGCTGCTCCTGGTCGTGATCGCGGTGGGGCTGGGCGCGACCTACCGCGTGGTCAGGCGCGAGTCCGAGATGGCAAGGCTCAAGTCCGACTTCGTCGCCAACGTCTCGCACGATCTCAAGACCCCGCTGTCGCTGATCCGCATGTTCGGCGAAACGCTCGAGCTCGGGCGCGCCCCCGACGACGCGACGCGGCGCGAGTACTACGCCGTCATCACGCGGGAGAGCGAGAGGCTGACGCGGCTCATCGACAACGTGCTGGACTTCTCGCGCATCGAGAGCGGGCGCCAGCGCTACGACATTGCCCCGCACCCGGTCGAGCCCCTGGTCCACGACGTGATGGAGGCGTTCCGCTACCCGCTGGCCCAGCGGGGCTTCAAGGTGGACGTGGTGGTGGCGCCCGACCTGCCTGATGTGCCCATGGATCCCGCGGCCGTCAAGCAGGCGCTGGGCAACCTCGTGGATAACGCCATCAAGTACTCGGGCGAGCGCCGGCGGCTCGCCGTCTCCGCCCGGGCCGAGGGCGACCGGGTGGCTATCGAGGTCGCGGACGAGGGCATCGGCATCCCGGCGGCCGAGATGGAGCGAATCTTCGAGAAGTTCTATCGCATCGGACGGAGTGAGACGCAAGGCAGCCGGGGTAGCGGGGTGGGCCTGGCGCTGGTCAAGCACATCGCGGAGGCCCACGGGGGCCGCGTGAGCGTCGAGAGCCGCCCGGGCGAGGGCAGCCGCTTCACCCTTTTCTTGCCTGTCGCGGGAGAGCGCTAG
- a CDS encoding redoxin domain-containing protein, translated as MIPQLRDWHGKYEKDGLTIVGVHAPEFTWERPYDKVVKATKDLKVAYPVVQDNEFSIWNRFGNQYWPALVVVDRKGVVRYTHIGEGDYEETETLIRKLLAEK; from the coding sequence GTGATCCCGCAGTTGCGGGACTGGCACGGGAAGTACGAGAAAGACGGCTTGACCATCGTCGGCGTGCACGCCCCCGAGTTCACCTGGGAGCGGCCGTACGACAAGGTGGTCAAGGCGACGAAGGACCTCAAGGTCGCCTACCCGGTGGTCCAGGACAACGAGTTCAGTATCTGGAACCGCTTCGGCAACCAGTACTGGCCGGCCCTGGTGGTGGTAGACAGGAAGGGTGTCGTCCGCTACACCCATATCGGCGAGGGCGACTACGAGGAGACCGAAACGCTGATCAGGAAGCTGCTCGCGGAGAAGTGA